From a region of the Rouxiella sp. S1S-2 genome:
- the uxaC gene encoding glucuronate isomerase: MSQFLPEDFLLDTEIARRLYNEYAKDQPIFDYHCHLPPEQIAQDYRFKNLYDIWLKGDHYKWRAMRANGVAESLCTGDGSDRQKFDAWAATVPHTVGNPLYIWTHLELRRPFGITGKLLSPATADEIWHQTNDLLAQDTFSARGIMEQMNVKMVGTTDDPLDTLEHHKTIAADASFKIKVLPSWRPDKAFNIDAPGFNDYMQRLGQAADTEISRFSALCDALKKRMDHFAAHGCKVSDHALDVVVYAEADDATLDAILSRRLAGKLPSEQESAQFKTAVLLFLASEYHRREWAQQYHIGALRNNNTRMLDILGPDVGFDSINDRPLAEPLSRLLGAQGKNGGLPKTILYGLNPRDNEVLATMAGNFQGEGVRGKMQYGSAWWFNDQKDGMQRQMLQLANMGLLSRFVGMLTDSRSFLSYTRHEYFRRILCQMIGRWVAEGEAPNDITLLGEMVKNICFDNAKEYFGIELH; encoded by the coding sequence ATGTCGCAGTTTTTGCCGGAAGATTTTCTGCTGGATACTGAAATAGCCCGCCGCTTATATAATGAGTACGCGAAGGATCAGCCGATATTCGATTACCATTGCCACTTGCCGCCGGAGCAGATTGCTCAGGATTATCGTTTCAAAAACTTGTACGACATCTGGTTGAAAGGCGATCACTATAAGTGGCGGGCAATGCGCGCCAATGGTGTCGCGGAGTCTTTGTGTACCGGAGACGGCAGTGATCGGCAGAAGTTTGACGCCTGGGCAGCTACAGTGCCGCACACTGTCGGTAATCCGCTGTATATCTGGACCCATCTTGAGCTGCGTCGGCCGTTTGGCATCACCGGTAAACTGCTTTCTCCCGCTACGGCAGATGAAATCTGGCACCAAACTAACGATCTTCTGGCACAGGACACCTTTTCTGCTCGCGGGATCATGGAGCAGATGAACGTCAAGATGGTCGGCACTACCGACGATCCGTTAGATACCCTCGAGCACCATAAAACCATTGCCGCTGATGCGTCATTCAAAATAAAAGTGTTACCGAGCTGGCGTCCTGACAAGGCGTTCAATATTGATGCACCGGGTTTTAACGACTACATGCAGCGTTTGGGGCAGGCCGCCGACACAGAAATTTCACGTTTCAGCGCGCTGTGTGACGCACTGAAAAAACGCATGGACCATTTTGCGGCACACGGCTGTAAAGTGTCGGATCACGCGCTTGACGTGGTGGTGTATGCCGAAGCCGACGACGCGACGCTTGACGCCATTCTGTCTCGCCGCTTGGCCGGTAAGCTGCCTTCTGAGCAAGAAAGTGCCCAGTTCAAGACCGCAGTATTGCTGTTCCTGGCTTCGGAATATCATCGTCGTGAATGGGCGCAGCAGTACCACATTGGCGCACTGCGCAATAACAACACCCGAATGCTGGATATCCTTGGTCCTGACGTTGGGTTCGATTCAATCAATGACCGGCCTCTGGCTGAGCCTTTATCCCGCCTGTTGGGCGCGCAGGGCAAAAACGGCGGTCTGCCAAAAACGATCCTTTACGGCCTTAATCCGCGCGACAACGAAGTGCTTGCCACCATGGCCGGCAATTTTCAGGGTGAAGGCGTGCGCGGAAAAATGCAGTACGGATCGGCCTGGTGGTTTAACGATCAAAAAGACGGTATGCAGCGGCAGATGTTGCAGCTGGCCAATATGGGCCTGCTGAGTCGGTTCGTTGGCATGCTCACCGACAGTCGCAGCTTCCTGTCTTATACGCGCCACGAATACTTCCGTCGCATTTTGTGCCAGATGATTGGCCGCTGGGTAGCCGAAGGTGAGGCGCCGAACGACATTACTCTGTTGGGCGAAATGGTCAAAAACATCTGTTTCGACAATGCCAAAGAGTATTTTGGCATCGAACTGCATTAA
- a CDS encoding MFS transporter: protein MRKIKGLRWYMIALVTVGTILGYLTRNAIAVAAPTLQDQLHITTQQYSYIIAAYSACYTIMQPVAGYVLDVMGTKVGYAMFAIMWALFCAATALASSWGGLAIARGAVGMAEAAMIPAGLKASSEWFPAKERSIAVGYFNVGSSIGGMIAPPLVVWAIVMHSWQLAFVITGVLSLIWAVCWLIFYKHPKDQKKLSEDEREYILGGQEAQHLTTNQKKMSAWEILRNRQFWGIALPRFLAEPAWGTFNAWIPLFMFKVYGFNLKEIAMFAWMPMLFADLGCILGGYLPPFFQKHFKVNLIVSRKLVVTMGALLMIGPGLIGLFTSPYVAIGLLCVGGFAHQSLSGALITLSSDVFGRNEVATANGLTGMAAWTASTLFALVVGALADTIGFSPLFAALSVFDLLGAIIIWTVLQNRPAVNPPVVPMQAAKA, encoded by the coding sequence ATGCGTAAGATCAAAGGGTTACGCTGGTACATGATCGCCCTCGTGACGGTTGGTACCATTCTGGGTTATCTGACACGCAACGCGATTGCCGTTGCGGCACCGACGTTGCAAGACCAACTTCACATTACTACCCAACAATATTCCTACATCATTGCCGCCTATTCTGCCTGCTACACCATTATGCAGCCGGTTGCCGGTTACGTGCTCGACGTGATGGGCACCAAAGTGGGCTATGCGATGTTTGCCATCATGTGGGCGCTGTTCTGTGCCGCCACGGCGCTGGCCAGTAGCTGGGGTGGACTTGCCATTGCGCGCGGTGCGGTCGGCATGGCCGAAGCGGCGATGATCCCGGCTGGCCTCAAAGCCAGCAGCGAGTGGTTTCCGGCCAAGGAGCGCTCAATTGCCGTGGGCTATTTCAACGTTGGCTCGTCGATTGGCGGCATGATTGCACCTCCTCTGGTGGTGTGGGCGATCGTGATGCACAGCTGGCAGTTGGCGTTTGTCATTACCGGCGTGCTGAGCCTGATTTGGGCGGTGTGCTGGTTAATCTTCTATAAACATCCTAAAGATCAGAAAAAACTCAGTGAAGATGAACGTGAGTACATTCTCGGCGGCCAGGAAGCTCAGCATCTAACCACTAATCAGAAAAAGATGTCTGCCTGGGAAATCCTGCGTAATCGCCAGTTCTGGGGTATTGCTCTGCCGCGCTTTTTGGCAGAACCGGCCTGGGGTACTTTTAATGCCTGGATCCCGCTGTTTATGTTCAAGGTCTACGGTTTTAATCTAAAAGAGATCGCCATGTTTGCCTGGATGCCTATGCTGTTTGCTGACCTTGGCTGCATTCTCGGCGGCTATCTGCCTCCGTTCTTCCAGAAGCATTTCAAAGTAAACCTGATCGTTTCACGCAAACTGGTGGTCACCATGGGCGCACTGCTGATGATTGGTCCAGGCCTGATTGGTCTGTTCACCAGTCCTTATGTGGCGATTGGCCTGCTGTGCGTAGGCGGCTTTGCTCATCAGTCCCTTTCGGGTGCATTGATCACGCTCTCCTCCGATGTGTTTGGTAGAAATGAGGTCGCCACGGCTAATGGCCTGACTGGCATGGCGGCGTGGACGGCGAGCACGCTGTTTGCGCTGGTGGTGGGTGCGCTGGCCGACACCATTGGTTTCAGCCCGCTGTTTGCCGCGCTGTCAGTGTTTGATCTGCTAGGGGCGATTATCATCTGGACGGTGCTGCAAAACCGCCCGGCGGTGAATCCACCCGTTGTCCCGATGCAGGCCGCTAAAGCCTAA
- the exuR gene encoding transcriptional regulator ExuR, which produces MEPTESRRLYQQLAATLKDRVENGVYLVGEKLPAERLISEEMNVSRTVVREAIIMLEVEGYVEVRKGSGIHVMSNVQKNLVVPESEGEFAAAGPFELLQARQLIESNIAEFAATQVTKQDIIRLMEIQEHAKQEDRFRDSQWDLQFHIQVAQSTQNSALAIIVEKMWSQRLHNPYWRKLHEHIDEKSIESWCEDHDLILKALIRRDPHAAKLAMWQHLENTKQMLFRATSDDFEFNVDRYLYTENPVVHLDSATLNHKKA; this is translated from the coding sequence ATGGAACCGACCGAATCCAGACGTCTCTACCAACAGCTTGCCGCCACGCTCAAAGATCGTGTCGAAAATGGCGTGTATTTGGTGGGTGAAAAACTGCCTGCCGAACGCCTGATTTCAGAAGAGATGAACGTCAGCCGCACCGTAGTGCGTGAGGCCATCATCATGCTGGAAGTTGAAGGTTATGTAGAAGTGCGCAAAGGATCGGGCATTCATGTGATGTCCAACGTGCAAAAAAATCTGGTGGTTCCCGAGTCTGAAGGGGAGTTTGCCGCGGCAGGCCCGTTCGAGCTGCTACAGGCGCGCCAACTGATCGAAAGTAATATTGCCGAGTTTGCCGCGACGCAGGTAACCAAGCAGGACATTATACGACTGATGGAAATTCAGGAGCACGCCAAGCAAGAAGACCGCTTCCGTGATTCGCAATGGGACCTGCAGTTTCACATCCAGGTGGCACAGTCGACGCAAAACAGTGCGTTGGCGATTATTGTCGAAAAAATGTGGAGTCAGCGTTTGCACAATCCTTATTGGCGCAAGCTGCATGAACACATTGACGAAAAATCGATTGAGAGCTGGTGTGAGGACCACGACCTGATCCTTAAAGCGCTCATCCGCCGCGACCCGCACGCCGCCAAGCTGGCCATGTGGCAGCATCTTGAAAATACCAAGCAGATGCTGTTTCGTGCCACCAGCGACGACTTTGAGTTTAACGTTGACCGCTATCTGTATACCGAAAATCCGGTGGTTCATCTCGACTCGGCGACGCTTAATCACAAAAAGGCCTGA
- a CDS encoding DedA family protein, translated as MEIISSLMHALWQQDYETLANPSLIWTLYIVLFMIIFLENGLLPAAFLPGDSLLILVGVLIAKGAMNFPLTIVLLTTAASLGCWLSYIQGKWLGNTRIVQGWLGHLPVQYHERAHALFHRHGLSALLVGRFLAFVRTLLPTIAGLSGLSNARFQFFNWVSGFLWIVILTSLGYVLGKTPLFRKYEDQLMLCLMLLPLLLLVVGLVGSVIVLWKKKKADRLAKGKNA; from the coding sequence ATGGAAATAATCAGTTCACTTATGCATGCCCTTTGGCAGCAGGATTACGAGACATTGGCCAATCCTTCGCTGATTTGGACTTTGTATATTGTGCTTTTCATGATCATTTTCCTGGAAAACGGTTTGCTACCGGCTGCGTTTTTACCCGGCGATAGTCTGCTGATTCTGGTCGGCGTACTGATAGCAAAAGGGGCGATGAATTTTCCGCTTACCATTGTGCTGCTGACTACCGCCGCCAGCCTGGGCTGCTGGTTGAGTTACATTCAGGGTAAGTGGTTGGGCAATACTCGAATCGTTCAAGGATGGCTGGGGCATTTGCCCGTGCAGTATCACGAACGCGCGCATGCGCTTTTTCACCGCCACGGACTCTCTGCCCTGTTGGTTGGCCGATTCCTGGCTTTTGTGCGCACATTACTGCCGACGATTGCCGGTTTATCAGGCCTGAGCAACGCCCGTTTTCAGTTTTTCAATTGGGTCAGCGGTTTCCTGTGGATAGTTATCCTGACCAGCTTGGGCTACGTGCTGGGTAAAACGCCGTTGTTCAGAAAGTACGAAGATCAACTGATGCTGTGCCTGATGCTGCTTCCGCTGCTGCTGTTGGTTGTCGGTCTGGTCGGTTCGGTGATTGTGCTCTGGAAGAAGAAAAAAGCCGATCGCCTGGCAAAAGGTAAAAATGCATGA
- the mzrA gene encoding EnvZ/OmpR regulon moderator MzrA has product MLKFPFSRGYILWPATFLVLLMLTTVGVVAFPKMPTESGDALKISPIQSGEDLPDGFTLYQGLSQHGIEIESITPASGSLVVKLHSPHQQHLAQETLKALLPGGYNIQPFNSAQSQGWASKVTRDQSKVG; this is encoded by the coding sequence ATGTTGAAATTCCCGTTTTCACGCGGCTATATTCTTTGGCCTGCAACATTTCTGGTGCTGCTCATGCTGACAACCGTCGGCGTGGTTGCGTTTCCAAAAATGCCTACCGAAAGCGGTGATGCTTTAAAAATCAGCCCAATTCAATCGGGTGAAGACTTGCCGGACGGTTTTACGCTTTATCAGGGTCTGAGCCAACACGGCATCGAAATAGAAAGCATCACGCCAGCAAGTGGCAGTTTGGTCGTTAAACTTCATTCGCCACACCAGCAGCATCTCGCGCAGGAAACCCTGAAAGCCTTACTGCCGGGGGGTTACAATATTCAGCCTTTTAACTCGGCGCAGTCTCAAGGTTGGGCCAGTAAAGTTACTCGCGACCAGTCAAAAGTCGGCTAA
- a CDS encoding DUF1090 domain-containing protein codes for MKKSLSTLFIIPALLLGSSAFAASQPETCATKQQQIKQQLEYAHQHNNKEQIAGLQKALGESQAHCTEAGLKADKQQKIAEKQEKVNERTRELKKAQADGNREKIAKQQKKLDEALHELNEVSTH; via the coding sequence ATGAAAAAGTCTTTATCAACGCTGTTTATTATTCCCGCACTGCTGTTGGGTTCTTCGGCCTTTGCCGCCTCTCAGCCTGAAACCTGCGCCACCAAGCAGCAACAAATTAAACAGCAGCTTGAGTATGCTCACCAGCACAATAATAAAGAGCAGATTGCCGGTCTGCAAAAGGCACTCGGCGAAAGCCAGGCACACTGCACTGAAGCCGGTTTGAAGGCCGATAAACAGCAAAAAATTGCCGAGAAACAGGAAAAAGTAAACGAACGTACCCGTGAGCTAAAAAAAGCGCAGGCAGACGGCAATAGAGAAAAAATTGCCAAGCAGCAGAAGAAATTGGACGAAGCGCTGCACGAGTTAAATGAAGTTTCTACCCATTAA
- a CDS encoding YqjD family protein, whose amino-acid sequence MASNSTSDNLRAELKSLADTLEEVLQSSTDKPKAEIDKLRSKAEGLLKETRSRLGDTGEKIASQTKEIAGKADDYIHDKPWTGVGIGAAVGVVIGVLLARR is encoded by the coding sequence ATGGCTAGTAACTCAACATCTGACAATCTGCGTGCCGAACTGAAATCATTGGCAGATACGCTTGAAGAAGTGCTCCAAAGCTCAACGGATAAACCTAAAGCAGAAATCGACAAATTGCGCAGCAAAGCCGAAGGTCTGTTGAAAGAAACGCGTTCACGCCTGGGCGATACCGGTGAGAAAATTGCCAGCCAAACCAAAGAAATTGCGGGCAAGGCCGACGATTATATTCATGACAAACCATGGACCGGCGTAGGCATCGGTGCTGCAGTGGGTGTTGTCATTGGCGTTCTTTTAGCTCGCCGATAA
- a CDS encoding phage holin family protein, whose product MAETPRTPPQGPGKGIFDSAQRIVTILVGMIETRLRLVVVELEEEKANLFQLLLMACITLIFTAFGLMSLLVVLFFAIDPAYRLIAMASTTGVLLLLAVILGVWTISKARRSTLLSASRRQLKIDRALLEKEDQE is encoded by the coding sequence ATGGCTGAGACTCCAAGAACTCCACCACAGGGACCGGGTAAGGGTATTTTCGACAGTGCTCAGCGCATCGTGACCATTTTGGTCGGCATGATTGAGACACGCTTGAGGCTGGTCGTCGTAGAGCTTGAAGAAGAGAAAGCCAATCTTTTTCAACTGTTACTGATGGCCTGCATTACCCTCATTTTCACTGCATTTGGTTTAATGAGCCTGCTGGTTGTGCTGTTTTTCGCAATCGACCCGGCCTACCGCTTGATAGCGATGGCAAGTACGACGGGAGTTTTACTGTTGCTGGCCGTCATCCTAGGTGTTTGGACTATCAGTAAAGCACGACGTTCTACTCTGTTGAGCGCCTCGCGCAGGCAGCTAAAGATCGACCGCGCCTTATTGGAAAAGGAAGACCAGGAATGA